The Hyphomonas sediminis genome contains the following window.
CTGCGAATAGGCCGAGATCGGGTCCACCATGTCATGGATGATCGTCACGTCCAGATGGTCCTGCAGGTTGCGGCCCACGCCGGTGGACTTCACCTTCGTCTCGATGCCCTGGCGCTTGAGTACGTCCGGATCGCCCACGCCCGACAGCTGCAGGATCTGCGGCGACTGTACCGCCCCTGCCGAGAGGATCACTTCGCGGTCTGCGCGGATCTGGCGGGCCACCCGGCCCTTCCCTTCGGCCACTTCCACGCCAACCGCCTTGCCCTTCTCGATCAGCACGCGGGTCACCACGCCGGTCGACAGGATCGTCAGGTTGGCGCGCTCTTTCTCGATCGGGCGCAGATAGGCAAAGGAGGCGCTCCAGCGCCCGCCCTTGAAGATGGTGCGCTGGTAGCGGCCAAAGCCTTCCTGGCTCGCGCCATTGAAATCTTCCGTAACCGGATAACCTGCCTCACGGCCAGCATCGATGAAGGCCTGGTAAAGCGGGCTCGACATCGGGCTCTCGGTTACGTTCAGCGGGCCTTTGCCACCGTGGAAATCATTGGCCCCGCCCTCATAGCTTTCCGACCGGCGGAAGTAAGGCAGCACATCGGCATAGCTCCAGCCCTTGAGGCCCATCTGGCCCCACAGGTCATAATCGCCCGCATGGCCGCGAATGTACACCATGCCATTGATGGACGAGGAGCCGCCCCAGCCCTTGCCGCGCGGCCAGTAGAGGCGGCGGTTTTCCATGTGCTGCTGTGGCTCGGTGAAGAAGCCCCAATTGTGATCGTTGGGCTGCTTGATCAGGCCGCCGACGCCCGCAGGCATCTTAACCATGAGCGAGGTGTCTTTCTTGCCTGCCTCGATCAGGCAAACCTTCACATTGGGATCGGCCGAAAGCCGGTTGGCCAGCACGCATCCCGCACTGCCGGCGCCCACAATAATATAATCGAAACTGTCCATCCTGTTTTCCTCCCGGCGGCCGGCCGCTTTTTGATTGTTGGCCGTAAACTATCTTCTTCACCGGTCTGCGCAAGAAATTGTCAACGTTCATGAATTATCGGTCAGGCGTGACATTTTGCCTGCATGGCGCTTGGGTGGGGCGCGGCCGGCTGAGCAGGAAGTAAGACATGACGCGGCCCCTAGCCCAATCTCAGGACGCTGAGTCCGGCCGGCTTTCGCGCCGCGATCGCCGCGGTTTCAAGCGCGTGGAACTGAAACTCACGGGCCGCTTCCTGGTTGGCGATACCGACGATTTCGAGCTGCGCACCGCCAACATGTCCTGCGACGGGGCCTTCATCGTCTCGAAGGAACTCCCCGGCATCGACGAACAGATCGTCTGCTACTTTGATGATGTGGGCCGCGTGGTGGCCAATGTGGTGCGCCATTCCCCCGGCGGCTTTGCCGTCCGCTTCCACACCTCCCCCCATAAGCGCGACAAGCTCGCCGACCGCCTGACCTGGCTGATCAACCGCGACCGGCTGGGCCTGGATGAAGAACGCGGCAGCGAGCGTTATCGCGCCAGCGGCGAAGCCGTCGTGAACCTGTCGGATGGCGGCCAGCTGAAATGCTCGGTCACCGACATCTCCCTCACCGGCGCCGCCTTCGAGGCTAATGGCAAGCCGCCTTTCGTCGGCGAGAAGGTTTCGGTCGGCAATCTCGTCGGCGAGGTTGTCCGCGTCACCGGCAACAAGTTTGCGGTGCGCTATATTCACGGCCAAAAGCCCGCCAGCCGGTCAGATGTCTGAAGCCCACGCCCGGCGCCCGAAAGCCTTCGGCGCCCCCGCCGCCGCGCCTGCCGCGACAGCCCCCAAACCGATCGATCTCTCGCGCATTGATCCGGCCATCTGGCGCCTGCAGGTCCAGGGCACGGTCCATGGCCCCTATACGCTCGGCCAGCTCCAGCAATTCGTGATCGAAGGCCGGCTGCATCCGGGGTCTCACGTCTCGGCCGCCGAGAACCAGCCCTTCCTGCCGATCCGCGAAACGCCCCGCCTCACCGAGGCACTCGCCCCCGCCTTTGCCGAGCGCAACCGCCGCCGCGCCGAAGCCTCCAACTATCTGATTGTCGCCCGCGCCCCGGCCCCGGCCGAAGCCGCCCTCTGGCGCGACCTGCCCGGCTGCCTCGATGGCCTTGGCAAGCATGTCCAGACCATCCCCG
Protein-coding sequences here:
- a CDS encoding GYF domain-containing protein encodes the protein MSEAHARRPKAFGAPAAAPAATAPKPIDLSRIDPAIWRLQVQGTVHGPYTLGQLQQFVIEGRLHPGSHVSAAENQPFLPIRETPRLTEALAPAFAERNRRRAEASNYLIVARAPAPAEAALWRDLPGCLDGLGKHVQTIPGTFLLRSARSLAEVRAALAEALPKTAQVFVLQTREARLGWVGLDESMNDTVRAVWNAPLS
- a CDS encoding choline dehydrogenase: MDSFDYIIVGAGSAGCVLANRLSADPNVKVCLIEAGKKDTSLMVKMPAGVGGLIKQPNDHNWGFFTEPQQHMENRRLYWPRGKGWGGSSSINGMVYIRGHAGDYDLWGQMGLKGWSYADVLPYFRRSESYEGGANDFHGGKGPLNVTESPMSSPLYQAFIDAGREAGYPVTEDFNGASQEGFGRYQRTIFKGGRWSASFAYLRPIEKERANLTILSTGVVTRVLIEKGKAVGVEVAEGKGRVARQIRADREVILSAGAVQSPQILQLSGVGDPDVLKRQGIETKVKSTGVGRNLQDHLDVTIIHDMVDPISAYSQQKGLKKLGVGLQYLYNQTGPGADNFLQAGAFISSRPGLSMPDIQLHLVNAIMMDHGNAAPEKDGYTVHACQLRPESKGSVLLASNDPFAHPAIDPNYLATEEDRRVMRESVKMVRDVTRQNALKAFTAGEIMPGASVKTDAEIDAFIRQKGETIYHPVGTVSMGATEASPVDGELRVRGVEGLRVVDASVMPTLVGGNTNAPTIMVAEKAADMILGKPAMAREEPALA
- a CDS encoding PilZ domain-containing protein, whose translation is MTRPLAQSQDAESGRLSRRDRRGFKRVELKLTGRFLVGDTDDFELRTANMSCDGAFIVSKELPGIDEQIVCYFDDVGRVVANVVRHSPGGFAVRFHTSPHKRDKLADRLTWLINRDRLGLDEERGSERYRASGEAVVNLSDGGQLKCSVTDISLTGAAFEANGKPPFVGEKVSVGNLVGEVVRVTGNKFAVRYIHGQKPASRSDV